GTACTTGATCTTGCCCTCGGAGACTTCTTCGAGAGCGAGAGTCAAAGCGCCCTTGCCGGGCTCGACCGGAACCATCGGCGGCGGGTAGTCCCCGTAGCCGCCTTCCTGAAGGCTCTGGTAGTAGCTGTTGATCTGGCGCGCACGGCGCGCCGCAACTACTACAGCTGCGTAGTGGGAGTCCGTGTGCTCGAGAAGATGGTCTACGCGTGGCTTGATCATTAGGTTGATTCTGACAGGTCGCGAACCACAATGGCCTCGAGTAGTCCGGTGGCAAGGTCCAGGCTGTCGTTTACGACCTGATGATGGAAGTGCTCCTGAGCCGCCAGTTCGAGCCTGGCGACCGCGAGGCGCCCTTCGATTGCCTCGGCCGAATCGGTGCCGCGCCCGATGAGTCTGGCCTTCAGCGATTCGAACTCGGGCTCCGGCGGAGCGATGAAGACCTGGATCGCTTCGGGCATCGTTTCCCGGATCTGCTCGGCGCCCTGTGTCTCGATCTCGAGCACGACCGGGTGACCGCTCTCGATCCGCCGGTCGACCTCCGAGCGCAGGGTTCCGTACTGGTTGCCACTGTAGGCAGCGTGCTCGAGGAACTCACCGGCGGCCACTCGTCGATCAAATTCTTCAGGGGTGAGGAAGTGATAGTCGACGCCGTCTTGCTCACCCTCGCGGGGATCGCGCGTCGTGGCCGAGATCGAAAGCTGGAGTTCGGGCCGGCGCTTGAGGAGCTGGCTGATCAGAGTGCCCTTGCCGACCCCGGAAGGGCCGGTGATGACAAAGACCTTCGCTGTACCCGGCGGCACTGACCTAGCGGCGCAGCAGAGTGACGAGTTCGCCGCGCTGCCGTTCGGACAGCCCGCCGATGGTCTTGGCCGGAGAGATCCGGCACTGGTTGAGCACCCGGTTGGCCTTGACCCGTCCGTACTTCGGCACCGCCAGCAGCATGTCGAAAACCTTGGCCGTCATCACGTATTCCGGCGGTGAGTCGAGCAGGTCGTGAATGGTCTTGCGGCCGGCTTTCAGGTCTCTCTTGAGCTGCGCCCGGGCAGTCCTGATGTCATTCGCACGCTTGAGCGCTTCCATGCGCTGATCCAGCGATCTTTCCGGGGCTTCAGGGGTGCTGGATAGGGTCTTCTGGAACGCAGGCATCAAGGCGGCGAGTATAGCCACCATTCCGCGCCCGGCATGCCGAAAGGCCCCATTTTGGCCAAATCCACCTCAACCTCAACTCAAGGTTGATGCCTGTGCGTCGGCCAGTGACGCGAATCCGCGACGCTCCAGGGCGCCCGTGAGGCCGTTTCGCACCTCGATCCCGGCCCGCGGATCGCGGAAATTCTCAGTGCCGACGGCGACCACCCTGGCGCCCGCCAGAATGAAATCGAGCGCCGACTCGCCGTCGTCGATCCCACCCATGCCGACCACCGGTATTTCGACCGCCTGCGAAACCGCCCGGACCTGCGCCAGGGCCACCGGCCGGATCGCCGGACCGGAAAGGCCGCCGGCGCCGGCGCCGAGCCAGGCGCGGCGGTGAGCCGGGTCGATCGCCACCGCCTTGAGGGTGTTGATCAGGGAGATCGCATCCGCCCCGCCGGCCTCGGCGGCCACCGCCACCTCGTGCGGGTTGGCCACGTTCGGGGTCAGCTTGATGATCATCGGCAGGCCGGTCAGCGGCCGCAGCGTCTTCATCAGGGCCTCGGTCTCGACCGGCTGCTCGCCCACGATCAGCCCCGAGTGGACGTTCGGGCAGGACACGTTCAGCTCGATCCCGCCGACGCCGGGCACGGCCGACACCGCTTCGACCAGCTCGGTGAACTCCTCGGCGCTGTCTGCCATCACGGACACGATCAGCGGCACCGGCAGCTCGACGAACTCGAGCAGGATGCCGGTCAGGAAATCATCGAGGCCGGGGTTCGGCAGGCCGATCGAATTGATCATTCCCGAGGGCGTCTCCCACAGTCGGTGCGGCGGGTTGCCCGCACGCGGGTGGCGGGTGATCGTCTTCGAGACGTACGCGGCGAACGGGAACTCTTCGATCACCGCGTCGCCGAAGGCGCGTCGGGCGGCGATCGCGTCGAAGGTGCCGGACCCGTTCAGCACCGGACTCGCCAGCGGGATCCCGCAGATGTCGGTCGCCAGGTCCATCAGCCGACCTCGCCGGCCATCGCCGTGGTGATCTCGTCACCGCGCACGACAGGGCCATCGATGCAGAGCCGCAGGTAGCCGCCGCCGGTCTTCGGAACGGCGCAGCCGAAGCAGGCGCCGAAGCCGCAGGCCATCGGCGACTCGAGCGCGAGCTCGACTGGCACACCGTGTTCGGCGGCGAGTACGCGGACCGCCTCGAGCATCGCCGGAGGGCCGCAGGAGTAGATCACGGCGCCGCCGGTGTCGTCCCCGGTCAGGATCTGGAGCAGCAGATCGGTGACGTAGCCGCGGTGGCCGGAGCTGCCGTCCTCATAGGCCAGCCGGGTCTCTTCACACCCGAAGAGCTCGTCCACCCCGCCAGAGTGGGCCTGGTCCCGGAAGCCGAGCAGGGTCCGGGTCGGAACCCCTCGGCTGACCAGGTGGCGCCGCAGCACGGCCATCGGCGCGATGCCGATGCCGCCTCCGACCAGGACCGCGCCGACCGCATCCGGGTTGAGCTCCTTCGGCATCGAGAACGGGGAGCCGAAGGGACCGGCCAGTCCGCAGGAGTCGCCACCCCCGAGCGCTGCCATCGTGATCGTGCCGGGGCCGACCTCGTCGATCAGGAACTCGAGTCGCAGGCTTCCGCGGGTACCAAGGGTTCTCGCAACCGAGATCGCCCTCGGCAGGAACGGGCGTCCGGAGAAACCGGGAGCGGTTCCGGCTGTAGTCAGCATGTAGAACTGGCCGGGAGCGGGCTCCGGGCCTTCTTCGTCGATCAGGGTGAAGATGCGGTAGCCGCCGGCCGTGTGGCTCTCGGCGACTCGGCAGTCGCGCCGGTTGAACGGTGCCTGCGGGCGCTCAGCCGGCATGCAGCTCCTGAAGTGAGATGACCTCCGAAGGCCCCTGGGCTCTTGCCGCGACGGCGCGCACCGCCGCCGAAGCGCCGGTCATGGTGGTCACGCAGGGGATGCCGTGGCGGACCGCGGCCGAACGGATCTCGGCACCATCGACGCGGGCACCGGAGCCGGTCGGGGTGTTGATCACGAGGTCGCAGGCGTGGTTTTCGATCAGGTCGACGACGTGCGGCGAGCCTTCGGCGATCTTCTTGATCGACTCGACCGGAATGCCCATGCGGGAAATCGCCTGGGCCGTGCCGCCGGTCGCGACCACCTTGAAGCCGAGGTCGTGGAACCGTGTCGCGAGCTGGGTCGCCGCCGCTTTGTCGGTGTCTGTCACCGAGATGAAGACCGTGCCCGACTCCGGAAGCGACACCCCGGCCGCGGCCTGGGCCTTGCCGAATGCGGTCGGGAAGTCGGGGCCGATGCCGATCACCTCGCCGGTGCTCTTCATCTCCGGGCCGAGCACCGAGTCAGCGCCCTGGAACCTGGAGAACGGCAGAACCGCCTCTTTGACACTGACGTGGTTGCCGTCGCCTTTCGGCAATACCTGGTCGGCGAGCTTCTGGCCGAGCATGATGCGCGTGGCGATCTTCGCCAGCGGCGCGCCGACGGCCTTCGAGACGAAGGGCACGGTGCGTGAAGCACGGGGATTGGCCTCGATCACGTAGAGCTCACCCCCCGCGATCGCAAACTGGATATTGATCAGTCCGATCACACCGAGGTCCATGGCGATCGCCGAAGTCGCCTTCCTGATCTCCTCGAGCGTGCCGTCGCCGATGCTCATCGGCGGCAGGACGCAGGCGGAGTCCCCGGAATGGACCCCGGCCTCTTCGACGTGCTGCATGATGCCGGCGACGAAGACCTCGTCGCCGTCGCAAAGCGCGTCGACGTCGATCTCGATCGCGTTCTCGAGGAAGCGGTCGAGCAGCAGTGGATGCTCGGGCGAGGCCTGGACGTGGGCCGAAAGGTAGGTCTCCAGATCGGTCTTCGAATAACAGATCTCCATCGCGCGGCCACCGAGTACGAACGACGGCCGGACCAGCAGCGGGAAGCCGACGCGTTCCGCGATCACACCCGCCTCATCGGCCGAGAGCGCCGTACCGTATGGCGGCGGCTTGATACCGAGCCGGTCGATCAGCGCGCCGAACTTGGCCCGGTCCTCGGCCGCGTCGATGGCCTCGACCGGCGTGCCGAGCAGCTTGATGCCGGCGTCCTTCAGGCCCTGGGCCAGCTTGAGCGGGGTCTGCCCGCCGAACTGGACGATCACGCCTTCGGGCTGCTCAACTTCGCAAACGGCGAGCACGTGCTCCAGGGTCAGCGGCTCGAAGTAAAGGCGGTCAGAGGTGTCGTAGTCGGTGGAGACGGTCTCCGGGTTGCAGTTGATCATGACCGCGTCGCGGCCGCACTCGCGCACGGTCATCGCGGCGTGGACGCAGCAGTAGTCGAACTCGATCCCCTGGCCGATCCGGTTCGGGCCGGCGCCGAGGATCACGACCGAGGGCTTGTCACCGCGCCGGACTTCGGAAGGTGAGCCCGGCTGCTCGTGGGACGAGTAGTAATAAGGGGTGGCCGCCTCGAACTCGGCGCCGCAGGTGTCGACCGAGTTGTAGATGCGCTCGAGCCCTTCGGTGCCGTCCCCTTCGGTCGCCAGCTGGATCAGCTCGCGCAGGAACCAGGGGTCGATGCTGGTGCGCTCGTGGACGGCCTCCATCGGGATGCCGCGCTCGAACGCGGCGAGCACGAGGTCGATCCGGTCGGGCGTCGGGGTCGAGAGCGCGGTGAGGATCTCCTCGTCGGTCTCGGGCACTTCGCAGACCGAGTCGAGTTCCCGTGACAGCATCGCCTTGTTGAACGACTCGCGGAAGGTGCGTCCGATCGACATGACCTCCCCCACGCTCTGCATGTATGTGGAAAGTCGCTGATCGGTACCGGGGAACTTCTCGAAGGCGAACCGGGGAATCTTGGTGACCACGTAATCGATGGTCGGCTCGAAGGATGCGGGCGTGGCCCGGGTGATGTCGTTCGGGATCTCTTCGAGGGCGTAACCGACTGCCAGCTTGGCGGCGATCTTGGCGATCGGGAAGCCGGTCGCTTTCGAGGCCAGGGCCGAAGAGCGCGACACGCGCGGATTCATCTCGATGACCACGATCTCGCCGTCGGCGGGGTTCACCGCGAACTGGACGTTCGAGCCGCCGGTCTCGACCCCGACCGCCCGGATCACCTTGATCGCGGTGTCACGCAGCGACTGGTAGACCGGGTCGGTCAGCGACTGGGCGGGCGCGACGGTGATCGAGTCGCCGGTGTGGACGCCCATCGGGTCGACGTTCTCGATCGAGCAGATGATCACGACGTTGTCATTCCGGTCGCGCATCACCTCGAGCTCGAATTCGCCCCAGCCGATGACCGACTCCTCGACCAGGACCTGGCCGATTGGACTTGCGGCGCATCCTTCTTCCACGATCGCCTCGAGCTGCTCGCGGGTCTCGGCGATTCCGCCGCCCTGTCCGCCCATAGTGAAGGCAGGTCTGATGATGGCCGGCAATGACGCGCCGCCGTGGTCAAGCGATTCAAGGGCTCCTTCGACGCTCTCGACCGTGATCGACCAGGGAATGCGGATGTCGGCTTCCTGCATGACGGTGCGAAAGACCTCGCGGTCCTCGGCCCGGATGATCGCCTCGCGGTTGGCGCCGATCAGCTCGACCCCGAACTTCGTAAGTGTGCCGTCGGCCGAGAGGTCCATCGCCAGGTTGAGCGCGGTCTGGCCGCCGAGCGTCGGCAGCAGCGCGTCCGGCAGTTCCTTTTCGATGATCGCGGCCACCGGCCCCGGCAGGAGCGGTTCGACGTAGGTGCTGGTAGCGAACTCGGGGTCGGTCATGATCGTGGCCGGGTTCGAGTTGACCAGCACGACTTCGTAGCCCTCTTCAAGCAGCACCTTGCAGGCCTGAACCCCGGAGTAGTCGAACTCGGCCGCCTGACCGATGACGATCGGACCGGATCCGACCAGCATGATTTTCTTGATGTCGTCGCGGCGCGGCATCAGCTGAAACCTTCAGATTTCGTCATTGGACCAGTCCGAGGAAGCGGTCGAAGAGGTGACGTGAGTCCCGCGGACCCGGTCCGGCCTCCGGGTGGTGCTGGACGGTCATCGCGCGGGCCTCGGGCAGACGCAGTCCTTCGACCGTGCGGTCGTAAAGGTTGATGTGCGAGAGCACGGCCGGGCCGAAGTCGGTGTCCCAGCGGACCGGCTCGTCGGCTTCGATCGTCCGGCTGCCGCCGGGACCGCGCACCGCGAAGCCATGGTTCTGCGAGGTGATCTCAATCACCCCGGTCTCGAGGTCCTTGACCGGGTGGTTCGAACCGCGGTGGCCGAATGGGAGCTTGTATGTCTCGAGGCCGACGGCGCGGCAGAGCAGCTGGTGGCCGAGGCAGATGCCGACCATCGGCCGCTTGCCCACCAGTTCGTGAATCGTCTCGACCACGTGGTCGACGGCGGCCGGGTCGCCGGGGCCGTTGGCGAGGAAGATCAGGTCGGGGTCGCGCTCGAGCACGTCTTCGGGCCCGGAAGCGGAAGGCAGCAGGGTGACCCGGCAGCCGCGCTCGATCAGCTGCTCGACGATGCTCGCCTTGATGCCGGTGTCGATCACCACGACGTGCGGACCTTGGCCCGTGAATTCGATCGGCTCGGCCGGACTCACCGTGCTGGCAAAGTCGGAACCGGCCATGGACGGTTCGGCTTCGATCTGTGACGCCGCCGCCCCGGCGTCGACCGTCGCCGGGAAGATTCCGCCGCGCATCGCACCCTTGTCACGGATGTGCCGGACCAGTGCCCGGGTGTTGACCCCGGTGATCGCCCAGACCCCGTTCGCTTCGAGCCAGTCGAGCCAGCCGCCCTCGGCCGTGGCGGCGTCATCACCGTTCCTGGCCTCGCGCATGATCACGCCACGGGCGTGTGGCTTCGAGGACTCCATCGCCGCCGGTGAAACCCCGTAGTTGCCGATCATCGTGTAGGTGAACGTGATGATCTGGCCGGCGTAGGAAGGGTCGGTGACCGCCTCCTGGTAGCCGGTCATCGCGGTGTTGAAGACGACTTCGCCCACCCCGCCCTCGAGTGATCCACAGATGCTGCCTTCGAATCGGGTTCCGTCCTCGAGCAGGACGTAACCGGGACTGAAATCCGTCATGCGACACCCATGCTGAAACTGCGGAGCCGGTAGGCGACCTGGCCGTTGGCCAGGGTCATCAGGACCCGGCCGTTCAGTGTCTCGTCTTCGCACCAGGAGTTATGCGAGCGGCTTTCGTACCCGTCTTCACCGACCACCCACTCCGCTTCGAGGTCGACCAGACAGAGGTTGGCGGTCGAACCGGTCGTAAGCTCGAACGGCTTGATGTCGAAGGGGATGCCGCCGGAGCCGAGCTTTTCGATCAGCAACTCGAGCGTGATCGTGCCGGGCTTGACCAGCCATGTATAGATCGAGGAAAACGCGGTCTCGAGTCCGGTCACGCCCATCATCGCCGCTTCGTAAGGCACTTCCTTCTCGTGCTTGGCATGCGGCGCGTGATCGGTGGCGATGCAGTCGATCGTGCCGTCGACCAGCGCCGCGATCAGGGCTTGACGGTCGACCTCGGTTCGCAGCGGCGGGTTCATCTTGTGCCGGTTGGCGTCGAGGCTGCGCACGACCTCGTCGGTCAGGCAGAGGTGGTGAGGGGTCACTTCGCAGGTGATGTCGACACCGGCCGCCTTGGCCTGGCGCACCGCCTCGATCGATTCGACGGCAGAAAGGTGCTGGACCTGGATCTGGCCGGCTTCGTATCCGGCGATCGCCGCGTCGCGAGTGATCATCACCGACTCCGAGATCGACGGAACCCCACGCAGGCCGAGGTTCAACGAGACCTCACCTTCGTGCATGACACCACCGGCCGAGAGGTCGGGGTCTTCCTCGTGGAGGGCGATCCTGCCGCCGCACATGCGCTGGTACTGAAGGGCGCGTCGCATGATCCCCGGATTGGCGATCGGCAGGCCGTCGTCGGTGAAGCCGACCGCGCCGGCCTCCCGCAGTTCGGCCATGTCGGTCAGCTCCGCGCCCGCCATGTCGCGGGTCACCGTGGCCATGAAGCCGACCGGCACCGAAGCCTCGGTCTCGGCCTGGTGGCGGAGCGCACTGACGTCAGCCGGGCTCGACACCGGCGGCGACGTGTTCGCCATCACCAGCAGACCTGCGTAACCGCCGGCCGCGGCGGAGCGGGTCCCGGTTTCGATGTCTTCCTTGTGCTCCTGGCCCGGTGTCCTCAGGTGGACGTGCGGATCGAAGAAGGCGGGAAAGACGTGGAGGCCCTCGGCTTCGACGACTTCGACCCCTTCGCCCGCCTCGAGCGAGCCGGATTCGGCGATCTCGGAGATCTCACCACCCGTGACCAGGATGTCGAATTCGCCATCGACGCCAGAAACAGGGTCGAGGGCACTCGCCTGGCGGAACAATAGGGACGCTTCCGGTCCCGGCCGCTGGACCAGTGGTTCGGGCAGCTGTTCGGCTACTTCTTCCGGTCCCTTGTTCATGCCGGCTCCCCGATCGGCACCGGTCCGTCAGCGGGCTGCTCGGCGGCGTCGTCGCCACTGTTCAGGAGGTCGTAGAGAATCGCCATGCGTACAGCCAGGCCGGATGCCACCTGCTCGGC
This window of the Thermoleophilia bacterium genome carries:
- the rpoZ gene encoding DNA-directed RNA polymerase subunit omega; this translates as MIKPRVDHLLEHTDSHYAAVVVAARRARQINSYYQSLQEGGYGDYPPPMVPVEPGKGALTLALEEVSEGKIKYEYRS
- the gmk gene encoding guanylate kinase, producing MPPGTAKVFVITGPSGVGKGTLISQLLKRRPELQLSISATTRDPREGEQDGVDYHFLTPEEFDRRVAAGEFLEHAAYSGNQYGTLRSEVDRRIESGHPVVLEIETQGAEQIRETMPEAIQVFIAPPEPEFESLKARLIGRGTDSAEAIEGRLAVARLELAAQEHFHHQVVNDSLDLATGLLEAIVVRDLSEST
- a CDS encoding dihydroorotate dehydrogenase, which codes for MDLATDICGIPLASPVLNGSGTFDAIAARRAFGDAVIEEFPFAAYVSKTITRHPRAGNPPHRLWETPSGMINSIGLPNPGLDDFLTGILLEFVELPVPLIVSVMADSAEEFTELVEAVSAVPGVGGIELNVSCPNVHSGLIVGEQPVETEALMKTLRPLTGLPMIIKLTPNVANPHEVAVAAEAGGADAISLINTLKAVAIDPAHRRAWLGAGAGGLSGPAIRPVALAQVRAVSQAVEIPVVGMGGIDDGESALDFILAGARVVAVGTENFRDPRAGIEVRNGLTGALERRGFASLADAQASTLS
- the carB gene encoding carbamoyl-phosphate synthase large subunit; this encodes MPRRDDIKKIMLVGSGPIVIGQAAEFDYSGVQACKVLLEEGYEVVLVNSNPATIMTDPEFATSTYVEPLLPGPVAAIIEKELPDALLPTLGGQTALNLAMDLSADGTLTKFGVELIGANREAIIRAEDREVFRTVMQEADIRIPWSITVESVEGALESLDHGGASLPAIIRPAFTMGGQGGGIAETREQLEAIVEEGCAASPIGQVLVEESVIGWGEFELEVMRDRNDNVVIICSIENVDPMGVHTGDSITVAPAQSLTDPVYQSLRDTAIKVIRAVGVETGGSNVQFAVNPADGEIVVIEMNPRVSRSSALASKATGFPIAKIAAKLAVGYALEEIPNDITRATPASFEPTIDYVVTKIPRFAFEKFPGTDQRLSTYMQSVGEVMSIGRTFRESFNKAMLSRELDSVCEVPETDEEILTALSTPTPDRIDLVLAAFERGIPMEAVHERTSIDPWFLRELIQLATEGDGTEGLERIYNSVDTCGAEFEAATPYYYSSHEQPGSPSEVRRGDKPSVVILGAGPNRIGQGIEFDYCCVHAAMTVRECGRDAVMINCNPETVSTDYDTSDRLYFEPLTLEHVLAVCEVEQPEGVIVQFGGQTPLKLAQGLKDAGIKLLGTPVEAIDAAEDRAKFGALIDRLGIKPPPYGTALSADEAGVIAERVGFPLLVRPSFVLGGRAMEICYSKTDLETYLSAHVQASPEHPLLLDRFLENAIEIDVDALCDGDEVFVAGIMQHVEEAGVHSGDSACVLPPMSIGDGTLEEIRKATSAIAMDLGVIGLINIQFAIAGGELYVIEANPRASRTVPFVSKAVGAPLAKIATRIMLGQKLADQVLPKGDGNHVSVKEAVLPFSRFQGADSVLGPEMKSTGEVIGIGPDFPTAFGKAQAAAGVSLPESGTVFISVTDTDKAAATQLATRFHDLGFKVVATGGTAQAISRMGIPVESIKKIAEGSPHVVDLIENHACDLVINTPTGSGARVDGAEIRSAAVRHGIPCVTTMTGASAAVRAVAARAQGPSEVISLQELHAG
- the carA gene encoding glutamine-hydrolyzing carbamoyl-phosphate synthase small subunit; translation: MTDFSPGYVLLEDGTRFEGSICGSLEGGVGEVVFNTAMTGYQEAVTDPSYAGQIITFTYTMIGNYGVSPAAMESSKPHARGVIMREARNGDDAATAEGGWLDWLEANGVWAITGVNTRALVRHIRDKGAMRGGIFPATVDAGAAASQIEAEPSMAGSDFASTVSPAEPIEFTGQGPHVVVIDTGIKASIVEQLIERGCRVTLLPSASGPEDVLERDPDLIFLANGPGDPAAVDHVVETIHELVGKRPMVGICLGHQLLCRAVGLETYKLPFGHRGSNHPVKDLETGVIEITSQNHGFAVRGPGGSRTIEADEPVRWDTDFGPAVLSHINLYDRTVEGLRLPEARAMTVQHHPEAGPGPRDSRHLFDRFLGLVQ
- a CDS encoding dihydroorotase; translated protein: MNKGPEEVAEQLPEPLVQRPGPEASLLFRQASALDPVSGVDGEFDILVTGGEISEIAESGSLEAGEGVEVVEAEGLHVFPAFFDPHVHLRTPGQEHKEDIETGTRSAAAGGYAGLLVMANTSPPVSSPADVSALRHQAETEASVPVGFMATVTRDMAGAELTDMAELREAGAVGFTDDGLPIANPGIMRRALQYQRMCGGRIALHEEDPDLSAGGVMHEGEVSLNLGLRGVPSISESVMITRDAAIAGYEAGQIQVQHLSAVESIEAVRQAKAAGVDITCEVTPHHLCLTDEVVRSLDANRHKMNPPLRTEVDRQALIAALVDGTIDCIATDHAPHAKHEKEVPYEAAMMGVTGLETAFSSIYTWLVKPGTITLELLIEKLGSGGIPFDIKPFELTTGSTANLCLVDLEAEWVVGEDGYESRSHNSWCEDETLNGRVLMTLANGQVAYRLRSFSMGVA